The nucleotide sequence ACGATAGTAGCTACTGTTATTATAACCCAGACGCCCCAGATTTTCATCAATATGATTACGGCAGAGCGTACGAAACAACAAAAGGCATCCCCCATAGATGATGGCATTGACGACCAGTGGAGGCCACGCCGAACCAAAAGCATGAAATTCGGCGACTTCATTCATCACCAGATAGGAAGCCGGTCCCAGAAACAGACCGTAAAGCACAGAATCTTCTTTCAGGTTGGGAATCAGGATGAACAGCGGGAATGCCAGGATAAACGGCAGCAGACACCACACAAGAATACTTCCCAGGGCTGTCAGAATCGCCTTGGTTTGAGATTTGATTTTCATACCAATCCAGCAGAACAGGTAAACGAGCATTGGCAGATAAATCCCCAGGGTCAGTAGGGAGCCGACTAAATACGGCAGCCACTGAGTCTCATATTGATGTCCCCGGTTCATCTGAAAATTTTCCCATTTCCACCATGTTTCAAACAGGACAATCGTCAACAGCGGGATCAGTAAGACCAGGCATAAGCGTTTTACCCCGGCAATCTTCTGGTCCAGTAATTCGGCACCTGAAATGGGAGTCGTCAGCAATACGTCAAGCGTTTCATGAGACCGCTCCCCGGCAATCAGGCTGGTGGCGGAGACGGCCAGAAACAACGCGGTGATCCCCCAGATCAACCACAGTAACATGACCGCGCCCGGAACAATTGGCTGCGGATCACCGGTGGCAATAATAATACACAAAAACAGAATCGGGACTTCCATAAGGACCAGGATACGAAACAGGTATCGAAATGTACCAAGCGACTTCTTGGACGTTTCACGCCAGGCAATCGGCTTAGTTTCCGGGAGGCGAACATTGTCTTTCACCAGCACGATTCCACGTGTCACACGATTATTATTGATCTTGGAAAACAGAAGATCCAGCTTTTTGAAAACTTTCAGCAGAAAGTTGTTGGAAGGTAAAAATGCACGTCGAACCAGATAGAAATGCGCAAATATTAAAAACACAAATGTACTCAGCAGAATGGGAATGCTGAAGATAACGGTTCTTACGACAGAAGTTCCGCCGGCTGTCCAG is from Gimesia maris and encodes:
- a CDS encoding ABC transporter permease; protein product: MKKHFLPTGLPLLSKELIEMANRRRTYIIRTVYALLFLGCVGFIYMDNLAPLMTNPLAMLGRGRDIFKAMVSLQFAAIYILLPAITCGVITQEKERNSLGLLLITRLSPATIILEKYLGRLISMLTFLMLGLPILAFAYSLGGVSPAMFVNGLWLLLLAMLQVAALGVLCSSYFRTTVAAFIATYLIGFLMLFGLPIAYELNLLYYQNAADLIVDVIQRIPYMGELLPPGNRPNQEINFLFYAPHWFDRFSWTAGGTSVVRTVIFSIPILLSTFVFLIFAHFYLVRRAFLPSNNFLLKVFKKLDLLFSKINNNRVTRGIVLVKDNVRLPETKPIAWRETSKKSLGTFRYLFRILVLMEVPILFLCIIIATGDPQPIVPGAVMLLWLIWGITALFLAVSATSLIAGERSHETLDVLLTTPISGAELLDQKIAGVKRLCLVLLIPLLTIVLFETWWKWENFQMNRGHQYETQWLPYLVGSLLTLGIYLPMLVYLFCWIGMKIKSQTKAILTALGSILVWCLLPFILAFPLFILIPNLKEDSVLYGLFLGPASYLVMNEVAEFHAFGSAWPPLVVNAIIYGGCLLLFRTLCRNHIDENLGRLGYNNSSYYRPDFDSIDGISFDQQSPLSSDL